A single genomic interval of Methyloceanibacter caenitepidi harbors:
- a CDS encoding adenylosuccinate synthase, with protein sequence MANVVVVGSQWGDEGKGKIVDWLSERADVVVRFQGGHNAGHTLVVDGKTYKLSLLPSGVVRQNKLSVIGNGVVVDPWALAEEIARVEELGVTISRDNLRVAENATLILPLHRELDALREAAAGAGKIGTTKRGIGPAYEDKVGRRAIRVMDLADLSVLKPKVERILAHHNPLRRGLGEPEISADELCNQITQVADKILPYMDSVWALLDKAKTDRKRILFEGAQGALLDIDHGTYPFVTSSNTVAAQAATGSGIGPSAISFVLGITKAYTTRVGEGPFPTELFDDTGKLIGERGAEFGTVTGRARRCGWFDACLVRQTCKVAGITGIALTKLDVLDDIPGGKLKICVGYKLDGAEIDYLPAAQGAQARVEPIYEEMDGWTESTQGARSWAELPAQCIKYVRRLEELTGVPVALLSTSPERDDTILVRDPFAG encoded by the coding sequence GTGGCCAACGTCGTGGTCGTCGGCTCCCAATGGGGCGACGAGGGCAAGGGCAAGATCGTGGACTGGCTGTCCGAGCGCGCCGATGTCGTGGTGCGCTTTCAAGGCGGACACAACGCCGGTCATACGCTGGTGGTCGACGGAAAGACCTACAAGCTTTCCCTGCTTCCCTCTGGCGTGGTGCGCCAGAACAAGCTCTCGGTGATCGGCAACGGCGTCGTGGTCGATCCCTGGGCCTTGGCCGAGGAAATCGCGCGCGTCGAGGAACTCGGGGTGACCATCTCCCGCGACAATCTTCGCGTCGCCGAGAACGCCACACTGATCCTGCCGCTGCACCGGGAACTGGACGCGCTGCGCGAGGCTGCCGCGGGCGCCGGGAAGATCGGCACGACGAAGCGCGGCATCGGTCCCGCCTACGAGGACAAGGTGGGACGCCGGGCGATCCGGGTCATGGACTTGGCGGACCTGTCGGTGTTGAAGCCGAAGGTGGAACGCATCCTCGCCCATCACAACCCGCTACGGCGCGGCCTCGGAGAGCCGGAGATCTCGGCGGACGAGCTCTGCAACCAAATCACCCAGGTTGCCGACAAGATCCTTCCCTACATGGATTCGGTTTGGGCGCTGCTCGACAAGGCCAAGACCGACCGCAAGCGAATCCTGTTCGAGGGCGCGCAAGGGGCGCTGCTCGATATCGATCACGGCACGTATCCCTTCGTGACCTCGTCCAACACGGTGGCGGCGCAAGCGGCGACCGGTTCGGGCATCGGGCCGAGCGCGATCAGCTTCGTGCTTGGCATCACCAAGGCCTACACGACGCGCGTGGGCGAGGGACCTTTTCCGACCGAGCTGTTTGACGACACGGGCAAGCTGATCGGCGAGCGCGGTGCGGAGTTCGGCACAGTGACGGGCCGGGCACGCCGTTGCGGCTGGTTCGATGCGTGCCTCGTGCGGCAGACCTGTAAGGTCGCCGGGATCACGGGGATCGCGCTCACCAAGCTCGATGTCTTGGATGACATTCCGGGCGGCAAGCTCAAGATTTGCGTCGGCTACAAGCTCGACGGCGCCGAGATCGACTACCTGCCGGCGGCGCAAGGGGCGCAGGCGCGTGTCGAACCTATCTACGAAGAAATGGACGGCTGGACCGAGTCGACGCAGGGTGCGCGGTCTTGGGCGGAACTGCCGGCGCAATGCATCAAATATGTCCGCAGGCTCGAGGAGCTGACCGGCGTGCCCGTGGCGCTTCTGTCCACGAGCCCGGAGCGCGACGACACGATCCTCGTGCGCGATCCGTTCGCCGGGTAG
- the glmM gene encoding phosphoglucosamine mutase translates to MARNYFGTDGIRGSANAHPMTSEVALKVGMAAGKLFTNGSYRHRVVIGKDTRLSGYMIESALVSGFTAAGMDVFQLGPMPTPAVAMLTRSLRADLGVMISASHNPYLDNGIKLFGPEGYKLSDEQEGEIEALIEGDSMSLLASAERIGRATRIESARERYIEFAKRTLPRNLRFDGIRAVIDCANGAAYKVAPEALWELGTEVIKIGVEPNGLNINKDCGSTSPQNLIRKVQEVRADIGIALDGDADRVVIVDEKGRIIDGDQLMAVIGEFWLRRGRLAGGGIVATVMSNLGLERYLEDLGLGMARTPVGDRYVTEHMRQHGYNVGGEQSGHIVLSDFSTTGDGLVTALQILAVVVQSGRPVSEVCKRFEPLPQVLENVRYKNSQPLDNVGVQRAINDGKTRLGNAGRLVIRPSGTEPVIRVMAEGDDEGLVKTVVSDIVHALSDAAAA, encoded by the coding sequence ATGGCCAGAAACTACTTTGGCACGGACGGTATCCGTGGCAGCGCCAATGCGCATCCGATGACGTCGGAAGTCGCGCTCAAGGTCGGCATGGCCGCTGGCAAGCTGTTCACCAACGGCTCCTATCGCCACCGTGTGGTGATCGGCAAGGACACGCGCCTTTCGGGCTACATGATCGAGTCCGCGCTCGTGTCCGGTTTCACCGCGGCCGGGATGGACGTATTTCAGCTCGGGCCGATGCCGACGCCTGCCGTGGCGATGCTGACGCGCTCGCTGCGCGCCGATCTCGGCGTGATGATCTCGGCCTCCCACAATCCCTACCTCGACAACGGCATCAAGCTATTCGGGCCGGAAGGCTATAAGCTCTCCGATGAGCAAGAGGGCGAGATCGAGGCTTTGATCGAGGGCGATTCGATGAGCCTGCTCGCATCGGCCGAACGGATCGGCCGTGCGACGCGTATCGAGAGCGCCCGCGAACGCTATATCGAATTCGCCAAGCGCACCTTGCCGCGCAATCTGCGCTTCGATGGAATCCGGGCTGTCATCGACTGCGCGAACGGCGCGGCCTACAAGGTCGCGCCAGAGGCGCTATGGGAGCTTGGAACCGAGGTCATCAAGATCGGCGTCGAACCGAACGGTCTCAACATCAACAAGGATTGCGGTTCGACATCGCCGCAAAACCTGATCCGCAAGGTTCAGGAGGTTCGCGCCGATATCGGCATCGCGTTGGACGGCGATGCGGACCGCGTCGTGATCGTTGACGAGAAAGGCCGCATCATCGATGGCGATCAGCTCATGGCGGTGATCGGCGAATTCTGGCTCCGGCGCGGACGGCTCGCCGGCGGTGGCATCGTCGCCACGGTCATGTCCAACCTGGGTCTCGAGCGTTACCTGGAAGACCTCGGTCTCGGCATGGCCCGCACGCCCGTGGGCGACCGCTACGTGACCGAACACATGCGCCAGCACGGCTACAACGTGGGCGGCGAACAGTCCGGACACATCGTATTGTCCGACTTCTCGACGACGGGCGACGGCCTGGTCACGGCGCTCCAGATCCTGGCCGTGGTGGTCCAGAGCGGCCGCCCGGTGAGTGAGGTCTGCAAGCGCTTCGAGCCGCTTCCCCAGGTTCTCGAGAACGTGCGCTACAAGAACAGCCAGCCGCTCGACAATGTCGGCGTGCAGCGCGCGATCAACGACGGGAAGACGAGGCTCGGCAACGCCGGCCGTCTCGTCATTCGTCCGTCTGGTACGGAGCCCGTGATTCGTGTGATGGCCGAAGGCGATGACGAGGGACTCGTCAAAACGGTGGTCTCCGACATCGTCCATGCCCTCTCGGACGCCGCCGCCGCTTGA
- the folP gene encoding dihydropteroate synthase, translating to MSDRKIYLRPLGFLYGPQAYAAIEDGLALPLAGSAIAFTSVELIEGEPKKSKAFMFSVPMLSEAGDPDLRARLDQVMQPRPPFAGLDLSRPALMGIVNVTPDSFSDGGLYDETEGAVTHAAQLKKDGAAIVDIGGESTRPGSDTVAVDEELDRVIPVLKGLKGNGAIISIDTRKADVARAAAKAGAKIFNDVSAFTYDPDSLQAAAEMGMDVVLMHAQGEPKTMQDNPSYDDVVLEVFDYLEARIQTCVAAGIPKARIAADPGLGFGKTLEHNLALFANTSLFHGLGVPLLIGASRKQFIRGFGQGAEPKSREPGSHAAAIATASQGAQLFRVHDVAGTSQALGVWRAAMFGAEN from the coding sequence ATGTCAGACAGAAAGATCTATCTCCGGCCGCTCGGTTTTCTCTATGGACCGCAGGCCTATGCCGCCATTGAGGACGGGCTTGCGCTGCCTCTTGCCGGTAGTGCCATCGCCTTCACAAGTGTCGAGCTGATCGAGGGCGAGCCCAAGAAGTCCAAGGCCTTTATGTTCTCCGTGCCCATGCTGAGCGAGGCTGGCGATCCTGACCTACGTGCGCGGCTCGACCAGGTGATGCAACCGCGCCCGCCTTTCGCGGGTCTGGACCTGTCACGCCCGGCCCTCATGGGTATCGTGAACGTGACGCCGGACTCCTTCTCCGACGGCGGCCTCTACGACGAGACCGAGGGCGCGGTGACCCATGCGGCGCAGCTGAAGAAGGACGGGGCGGCTATCGTCGACATTGGCGGGGAGTCCACGCGGCCGGGCTCCGACACTGTCGCCGTGGACGAAGAGCTCGACCGTGTCATTCCCGTACTAAAGGGCCTGAAAGGCAACGGCGCGATCATCTCCATCGACACGCGCAAGGCCGATGTCGCCCGCGCGGCAGCCAAGGCGGGCGCCAAGATCTTCAACGACGTTTCGGCCTTCACCTACGATCCAGACTCGTTGCAGGCGGCCGCGGAGATGGGCATGGACGTGGTGCTGATGCATGCGCAAGGCGAGCCCAAGACGATGCAGGACAACCCCAGCTACGACGACGTGGTACTGGAGGTGTTCGACTATCTCGAGGCCCGCATCCAGACTTGCGTCGCCGCCGGCATCCCGAAAGCGCGCATCGCCGCCGATCCCGGTCTCGGCTTCGGCAAGACGCTCGAGCACAATCTCGCGCTCTTTGCCAATACCAGTCTCTTCCACGGATTGGGCGTGCCGCTTCTGATCGGGGCGTCGCGCAAGCAGTTCATTCGCGGGTTCGGTCAGGGAGCCGAACCAAAGTCGCGAGAGCCGGGAAGCCACGCCGCCGCTATCGCCACGGCCTCGCAGGGGGCGCAACTCTTCCGGGTGCACGACGTGGCGGGGACCAGCCAGGCCCTCGGCGTCTGGCGGGCTGCAATGTTTGGCGCTGAAAACTAA
- a CDS encoding phosphoserine transaminase, protein MTSSNKPTRRPENPRFSSGPCTKHKGWSLDALSGALLGRNHRQKDTQGRIAQALDRTRALLKLPDDYRIALVPASDTGAVEMALWNLLGPRGVDVLAWEAFSADWVTDIVDELKLSDVRVLTAPYGELPDLAQVDFARDVVFAWNGTTSGVRVPNAEWISGTREGLTICDGTSAVFAQDMDWRKLDVTTYSWQKVLGGEAQHGMLILSPRAVERLETYTPPWPMPKLFRMTKDGKLMESVFEGSTINTPSMLCIEDYLAALAFAERVGGLEGTIARADANAATISKWVAATPWVDFLAVDPETRSNTSICLTLVDPAVTALPADEQAGFAKRMVKRLEKEGVAFDIASYRTAPPGIRIWTGSTVERSDVEALLPWLDWAFACEKEALGELA, encoded by the coding sequence GTGACATCGTCGAACAAGCCTACCCGTCGTCCCGAAAATCCGCGCTTCTCATCCGGCCCGTGCACCAAGCATAAGGGCTGGTCTCTCGATGCGCTCAGCGGGGCGTTGCTGGGGCGCAATCACCGGCAGAAAGACACGCAGGGGCGGATCGCGCAGGCGCTCGATCGCACGCGCGCGCTGTTGAAATTGCCGGACGATTATAGAATCGCGCTGGTGCCGGCGTCCGATACGGGCGCGGTCGAGATGGCGCTCTGGAATCTGCTCGGTCCCCGTGGGGTCGATGTGTTGGCTTGGGAAGCGTTCAGCGCGGACTGGGTGACGGACATCGTCGACGAACTCAAGCTGAGCGATGTGCGCGTTCTCACGGCCCCCTACGGCGAGCTTCCCGATCTCGCCCAAGTCGACTTCGCGCGCGACGTCGTATTCGCCTGGAACGGCACCACCTCGGGTGTGCGGGTGCCGAACGCTGAGTGGATATCAGGAACGCGCGAAGGCCTGACGATTTGCGATGGCACGTCCGCCGTCTTCGCGCAGGACATGGATTGGCGAAAGCTCGATGTCACCACGTATTCCTGGCAGAAGGTGCTCGGCGGCGAAGCGCAGCACGGCATGCTGATCCTCTCGCCGCGCGCGGTCGAGCGGCTGGAAACCTACACGCCGCCATGGCCGATGCCGAAACTCTTCCGTATGACCAAGGACGGCAAGCTGATGGAGTCCGTCTTCGAGGGCTCCACCATCAATACGCCGTCCATGTTGTGCATCGAAGATTATTTGGCGGCCCTTGCGTTTGCTGAGCGCGTCGGCGGCCTCGAGGGCACCATCGCGCGCGCAGACGCCAACGCGGCAACCATATCGAAGTGGGTCGCTGCGACCCCATGGGTGGACTTTCTCGCCGTCGATCCCGAGACACGCTCCAACACATCGATTTGCCTGACGTTAGTCGATCCGGCCGTGACAGCGCTCCCGGCGGACGAGCAGGCCGGGTTCGCCAAGCGTATGGTCAAGCGGCTCGAGAAAGAGGGCGTCGCCTTCGATATCGCCTCTTACCGCACGGCACCGCCGGGCATTCGGATCTGGACCGGGTCCACGGTGGAGCGGTCTGATGTCGAAGCCTTGCTGCCCTGGCTCGACTGGGCCTTCGCGTGCGAGAAGGAGGCGCTGGGCGAGCTGGCCTAA
- a CDS encoding outer membrane protein, whose product MGQTRSLLLASALAMTPITATHAADLGLPPPPPVIEAPCVGCTGPIYLRGFIGAANPVVDGISSELFQFNDFTVVHEDIKSSPLFGLGVGYQFNNWLRFDMTAEYRGKSLFIAQDKYPGGNGTFSRASNDADGTFLPGTNEYTADIESWVGLWNAYADLGTYWCFTPYVGAGIGIASVSVLGLKDVNVPNGGVAYGADNTETNFAWAVYGGIAYDVNESVTLDLSYRYTDLGEAKSGTVTAYDGTSSYAGVDLGSVTSHDLMLGMRWKLGHAPVVPAPMPVAFK is encoded by the coding sequence ATGGGACAGACACGTTCACTACTTCTCGCCAGTGCATTGGCCATGACGCCGATCACGGCGACGCATGCGGCCGATCTCGGCCTTCCGCCGCCGCCGCCCGTTATCGAGGCGCCGTGCGTCGGTTGCACGGGACCGATCTATTTGAGGGGCTTCATCGGCGCCGCCAATCCCGTTGTGGATGGCATCAGCTCCGAACTCTTCCAGTTCAACGACTTCACGGTCGTCCATGAAGACATCAAGAGCTCGCCGCTGTTCGGCCTCGGTGTCGGCTACCAGTTCAACAACTGGCTCCGCTTCGACATGACGGCAGAGTATCGCGGCAAATCACTCTTCATCGCCCAGGACAAATATCCGGGCGGCAACGGCACCTTCAGCCGGGCCAGCAATGACGCCGACGGTACGTTCCTGCCCGGCACCAATGAATACACAGCCGACATCGAGAGCTGGGTCGGTCTGTGGAATGCCTACGCGGATCTCGGAACCTATTGGTGCTTCACGCCCTATGTCGGTGCCGGTATCGGTATCGCCTCGGTTTCCGTGCTTGGCCTCAAGGACGTCAACGTCCCGAACGGCGGCGTTGCCTACGGTGCCGACAACACGGAGACGAATTTCGCTTGGGCCGTCTATGGCGGTATCGCCTATGACGTGAACGAGTCCGTGACGCTCGACCTGTCCTATCGCTACACCGATCTCGGAGAAGCGAAGAGCGGGACCGTGACGGCGTACGACGGCACCAGCTCCTATGCTGGCGTGGATCTCGGCAGTGTGACCTCGCATGACCTCATGTTGGGCATGCGCTGGAAACTGGGCCACGCACCGGTTGTTCCCGCCCCGATGCCGGTCGCGTTCAAGTAG
- a CDS encoding adenylate/guanylate cyclase domain-containing protein yields MRISFRATLLTLMLAVLLTAVALLGTAAYLYARFAVQDLGAQVLTQASERVEQHVQHALDVAEDEADTVGRLITEGWIDPDDEKRLSTYFAAALEARPSLSYMSFGMPSGKYYHAFRDKNGDLSVLWLTPKDDGSRYLREFTVVPGETWSKLRDIPNSKRTPPYERPYYLAAYKAEQPIWTESYVFLGSGEALDVPGVSRAVPAVGPDGEFVGVLTADFDLYALSRFLRDIKLGSAGISFLLEVTNDGARRVIAHPAAADPNEAKRIDLTQPAPDGGGRVTIRAEDIADPRVANFLKPLGADLTGVPASLQDITFEADGRTYLGSYRHLGREGGPNWIIGMALPEDEIFGDVQRMAQLMVYLGLGGVLVAAALSVLLSKRIAGYLRAIADETRRIGQFRLDPKPPVQSRIREISTLATAVEEMKTGLRSFQKYVPADLVRLLLESGEEAKLGGARTEITVYFSDLEGFTSMSETLPPDTLVEILARYLDEMTGQILHHGGTVDKFIGDGIMALWGAPRSHGRDALGACRAALANRGKLESLCEVWAKEGFPPLRTRTGIHTGSAMVGNFGSPDRLDYTAIGDTVNVASRLEGLNQIYGTDILISDVTRRAVDDVIVTRPIDKVAVKGRQEGIVIYALIGERAALSEDEIALAQACTEAMDLYFSREWEAAAAAFAAILKQKPEDEPARIMRARCEAFAKSPPPADWDGLSQTGKQ; encoded by the coding sequence GTGCGCATTAGCTTTCGGGCCACACTTCTCACACTGATGCTGGCCGTGCTGCTGACGGCCGTAGCGCTGCTCGGGACGGCGGCGTATCTGTATGCGCGCTTCGCTGTGCAGGATCTCGGTGCACAGGTTCTCACTCAGGCGTCCGAGCGGGTTGAACAGCACGTGCAGCATGCGCTGGACGTAGCCGAGGACGAGGCGGACACCGTCGGCAGGCTCATCACCGAAGGCTGGATTGATCCGGACGACGAGAAGCGGCTCAGCACCTATTTCGCGGCGGCGCTGGAGGCGCGTCCGAGCCTGTCCTACATGTCCTTCGGCATGCCGAGCGGGAAGTACTACCACGCCTTCCGAGACAAGAACGGCGATCTCAGCGTGCTGTGGCTGACGCCGAAGGATGACGGAAGCCGATATCTCCGGGAGTTCACGGTGGTGCCCGGAGAGACGTGGTCGAAGCTGCGGGACATTCCCAATTCTAAGCGGACGCCTCCTTATGAGCGGCCTTATTACCTGGCAGCGTATAAGGCCGAACAGCCGATCTGGACGGAGTCGTATGTGTTCCTCGGCTCGGGCGAAGCGCTCGACGTTCCGGGGGTCAGCCGGGCCGTGCCGGCCGTGGGGCCCGACGGGGAGTTTGTCGGCGTCCTGACGGCCGATTTCGACCTTTACGCGCTGAGCCGGTTCCTGCGCGACATAAAGCTGGGCTCGGCCGGCATTTCCTTTCTATTGGAGGTCACGAACGACGGCGCGCGACGCGTCATCGCCCATCCGGCCGCGGCAGATCCTAACGAAGCGAAGCGGATCGATCTGACGCAACCGGCGCCGGACGGCGGCGGCCGTGTCACGATCCGCGCCGAGGACATTGCGGACCCGCGCGTCGCCAACTTCCTCAAGCCGCTCGGCGCCGATCTGACCGGCGTTCCCGCGTCGTTGCAGGACATCACGTTCGAAGCAGATGGCCGCACCTATCTCGGCAGCTATCGGCATCTTGGCCGCGAAGGCGGACCCAACTGGATCATCGGCATGGCGCTGCCCGAAGACGAGATCTTCGGCGACGTTCAACGCATGGCCCAACTCATGGTCTATCTCGGCCTCGGGGGCGTGCTGGTCGCAGCGGCACTGTCCGTCCTTCTATCGAAGCGGATCGCCGGCTATCTCCGCGCCATCGCGGACGAGACCCGCAGGATCGGACAGTTCCGCCTCGATCCCAAACCGCCCGTACAGAGCCGCATTCGCGAAATCAGCACGCTTGCGACGGCTGTCGAGGAAATGAAGACGGGCCTCAGGTCGTTTCAAAAATACGTGCCGGCCGATTTGGTCCGTCTACTGCTGGAGTCCGGCGAAGAGGCGAAGCTCGGTGGCGCCCGCACCGAGATCACAGTCTATTTCTCCGACCTCGAGGGCTTCACCTCGATGTCGGAGACTCTGCCGCCCGACACGCTCGTGGAAATTCTCGCACGCTATCTCGACGAGATGACGGGGCAGATTCTTCATCATGGCGGAACGGTCGACAAATTCATCGGCGACGGCATCATGGCCCTTTGGGGCGCGCCGCGTTCCCACGGCCGCGACGCGCTGGGCGCTTGCCGTGCGGCCCTCGCCAATCGTGGAAAGCTGGAAAGTCTTTGCGAAGTTTGGGCGAAGGAGGGGTTTCCCCCGCTGCGCACCCGTACGGGCATTCACACCGGCTCGGCGATGGTCGGCAATTTCGGCAGTCCGGACCGGCTCGACTACACGGCCATCGGCGATACGGTCAATGTCGCGAGCCGGCTCGAAGGCCTGAACCAGATCTACGGGACGGACATTCTCATCAGCGACGTGACCCGGCGCGCGGTGGACGATGTCATCGTCACCCGGCCGATCGACAAGGTCGCGGTCAAGGGGCGTCAGGAGGGGATTGTGATCTACGCCCTGATCGGCGAGCGCGCCGCCTTGTCGGAAGACGAGATCGCACTGGCGCAGGCCTGTACCGAGGCCATGGACCTGTATTTCAGCCGGGAGTGGGAAGCCGCCGCGGCCGCTTTTGCCGCTATCCTGAAGCAGAAGCCGGAGGACGAGCCGGCGAGGATCATGCGCGCCCGCTGCGAAGCTTTCGCCAAGTCGCCACCGCCCGCCGACTGGGACGGACTTTCTCAGACAGGGAAGCAGTAG
- the ftsH gene encoding ATP-dependent zinc metalloprotease FtsH, with protein MNSNFRNFIVWVFIGLLLVALFNLFQSDSVQVRGNEISFSQLLSEVEGGRVQDVTIAGNKITGHFSDGRTFQTYAPDDPSLVQTLHGKGVKITAKPSEEDVPSLFGVLISWFPMLLLIAVWIFFMRQMQSGGGRAMGFGKSKAKLLTERHGRVTFDDVAGVNEAKEDLQEIVEFLRDPQKFQKLGGRIPHGALLVGPPGTGKTLLARAIAGEANVPFFTISGSDFVEMFVGVGASRVRDMFDQAKKNAPCIIFIDEIDAVGRHRGAGLGGGNDEREQTLNQLLVEMDGFEANEGIILVAATNRPDVLDPALLRPGRFDRQVVVPRPDIIGREKILKVHVRKVPLAPDVDLRVIARGTPGFSGADLANLVNEAALLAARRSKRLVTQHEFEDAKDKVMMGAERRSMAMTEEEKTLTAYHEGGHALVALHQPASDPVHKATIIPRGRALGMVMRLPERDLLSHTRAKLKADVAVAMGGRVAEEVVFGYDKVTSGASSDIKMATQLARAMVTQFGMSDKLGPLAYGDNEEEVFLGHSIARQQHLSDETQSMVDEEIHRIVDEGFETARKVISENLDDLHTIARGLLEYETLSGQEIKDLLNGKPPVRDFPADDTEKGGPQSAVPVAGRSKKPPAPDAGGMEPQPT; from the coding sequence ATGAACTCGAACTTCCGTAACTTCATCGTCTGGGTCTTCATCGGCCTGTTGCTGGTCGCCCTGTTCAACTTGTTCCAAAGCGACAGCGTCCAGGTCCGCGGCAACGAAATCAGCTTTTCTCAGCTTCTTTCAGAAGTCGAAGGCGGTCGCGTTCAAGATGTGACCATCGCCGGGAACAAGATCACCGGACATTTCTCCGACGGCCGCACCTTCCAGACCTACGCGCCAGACGATCCGAGCCTTGTTCAAACGCTGCACGGGAAGGGCGTGAAGATCACGGCCAAGCCGTCCGAAGAGGACGTGCCCTCGTTGTTCGGTGTGCTGATCTCCTGGTTCCCGATGCTGCTGCTCATCGCCGTGTGGATCTTCTTCATGCGCCAGATGCAGTCCGGCGGCGGCCGCGCCATGGGCTTCGGCAAGTCCAAGGCCAAACTGCTCACTGAGCGCCATGGCCGCGTGACCTTCGACGATGTCGCCGGCGTCAACGAGGCGAAGGAAGATTTGCAGGAGATCGTGGAATTCCTGCGCGACCCGCAGAAGTTCCAGAAGCTCGGCGGGCGCATCCCGCACGGTGCGCTGCTGGTCGGCCCTCCGGGCACCGGTAAGACGCTTCTGGCGCGCGCGATCGCCGGCGAGGCCAACGTGCCGTTCTTCACGATCTCGGGCTCCGACTTCGTCGAGATGTTCGTCGGTGTGGGCGCGAGCCGCGTCCGCGACATGTTCGATCAGGCGAAGAAGAACGCGCCGTGCATTATCTTCATCGACGAAATCGACGCGGTCGGCCGTCACCGTGGCGCCGGTCTCGGCGGCGGTAACGACGAGCGCGAGCAGACTCTGAACCAGTTGCTGGTCGAGATGGACGGCTTCGAGGCGAACGAGGGCATCATCCTTGTCGCCGCGACCAACCGTCCCGATGTGCTCGATCCCGCGTTGTTGCGTCCGGGCCGCTTCGACCGTCAGGTCGTCGTGCCGCGTCCCGACATCATCGGCCGCGAGAAAATCCTCAAGGTTCATGTGCGCAAGGTGCCGTTGGCGCCGGACGTGGACCTGCGCGTCATCGCGCGCGGTACGCCGGGCTTCTCGGGCGCCGATCTTGCGAACCTCGTCAACGAGGCCGCGCTACTGGCCGCGCGCCGGTCCAAGCGCCTCGTCACGCAGCACGAGTTCGAGGATGCCAAGGACAAGGTCATGATGGGCGCTGAACGCCGCTCCATGGCCATGACCGAGGAAGAGAAGACGTTGACGGCTTATCACGAGGGCGGTCATGCGCTCGTGGCGCTGCATCAGCCTGCGTCCGATCCGGTGCACAAGGCGACGATCATTCCGCGCGGCCGCGCGCTGGGCATGGTGATGCGTCTGCCGGAGCGCGACCTGCTCTCGCACACGCGCGCCAAGCTCAAGGCGGACGTCGCGGTGGCCATGGGCGGCCGCGTCGCCGAGGAGGTCGTGTTCGGCTACGACAAGGTCACCTCGGGCGCGTCCTCCGACATCAAGATGGCGACCCAGCTTGCCCGGGCCATGGTCACGCAATTCGGCATGTCCGATAAGCTCGGACCTTTGGCCTATGGCGACAACGAGGAGGAAGTCTTCCTCGGTCACTCCATCGCCCGGCAGCAGCATTTGTCCGACGAGACCCAATCCATGGTCGATGAGGAAATTCACCGCATCGTGGACGAGGGCTTCGAGACGGCCCGGAAAGTCATCTCCGAGAACCTGGACGATCTGCACACGATCGCCCGTGGCCTTCTGGAGTACGAGACGCTCTCCGGTCAGGAGATCAAGGATCTGCTGAACGGCAAGCCGCCGGTCCGGGACTTCCCCGCCGACGACACCGAGAAGGGCGGGCCGCAGTCTGCCGTGCCAGTCGCGGGTCGGAGCAAGAAGCCGCCGGCACCGGATGCGGGCGGCATGGAGCCCCAGCCGACCTAG